One window of Bacillus sp. THAF10 genomic DNA carries:
- a CDS encoding ABC transporter permease, which yields MFHYIKSSFRERAILFFVIFIILNVVGFGYIGALAVSDQMTLTANKNLEEHWRYQYDILVLPKEVSEKRALEGGWVPPQSNIASYGGMSLEDLEVIRGISGVETAAPLAIIGFYQGDFLNVQAEDAIPGEFYIVKGEKKAFDGLREYHFHTEEYVTNYYEPEMEDSLLFQRFNEEKNIPEGFRIQVPPGTHFRYPNELLVVAIDPEAEERLFQLSESTDVDLSLLNETIKRGEFLPHIPFLALRNQGYAVEESFEVSRIKVPDTVMEQDLSGGVENYLYNLPRETIASISLPTYSEKWKNKKVELFIDKYNIQENPVPYSTYSTLYKYSPLLYETKTTGANTIPTVTAKRFPPPEFAEFTIDFPSYRQKYGDEDMQVTPNIIGYYDAAKIKPVVETSWEEGDPVDIYTPHHSTILKDGAGKSVEPTPLIPIPLKSAYYPGAPDLLTSIEVAKYYYQNTPPLSSVRVLVEGVEERSEESQRKIEQVAQEIMEQTGHHVEIMLGSAGGKVHIELEGTAEGEVGTVEEAWQQQGVNWSIEKQMNETNKWLFLYLLIICFIFIYTTITHSLLKRATEFSTLRSIGWPRKKIMISLAFEIVALSSVGLLSIVFADLYFQLLGALDFLLIWGIFIFIISVGYVTGSRKALSKSPRASVSGENGHWRGGGLLAINSIGTYVFHQVMRRPLRFGLLAGSLSLTLFIGILFTATQQGMSDFLFLSVLGETIDLEIQSYQKMFIFGGLTLTIVSIFFLLYLNAAERRKEFFIMRSIGWSQKQIELFLGLEASFIALTGSMVGSLSAFWAIYAWTEISLPLWIYGLAILVSIGLFLLCTFIISRFIDMKGTVKDQHAA from the coding sequence ATGTTTCATTACATAAAATCTTCTTTTAGAGAAAGAGCTATTTTGTTTTTTGTTATATTCATTATCTTAAATGTTGTTGGATTTGGTTATATTGGTGCATTGGCCGTATCTGATCAAATGACTTTGACTGCGAACAAGAACCTAGAGGAGCATTGGAGATATCAATACGATATCTTGGTACTACCTAAGGAAGTGAGCGAGAAAAGGGCTCTAGAAGGTGGTTGGGTGCCACCACAATCGAATATTGCCAGCTACGGGGGCATGTCACTAGAAGATCTAGAGGTGATTCGCGGGATTTCTGGTGTGGAAACAGCCGCGCCACTAGCAATCATTGGTTTTTATCAGGGTGACTTTTTAAATGTGCAAGCCGAAGATGCCATTCCTGGTGAATTCTATATAGTCAAGGGAGAGAAGAAGGCTTTTGATGGGTTGCGGGAATATCATTTTCATACAGAAGAATATGTGACCAATTATTATGAGCCTGAAATGGAAGATTCGCTGCTGTTTCAGCGTTTTAATGAAGAAAAGAACATTCCAGAAGGCTTCCGCATCCAAGTTCCACCAGGTACTCATTTTCGCTATCCCAATGAATTGTTGGTGGTTGCCATTGATCCAGAAGCAGAAGAGCGTTTGTTTCAGCTCTCAGAAAGCACCGATGTGGATCTTTCTCTCTTGAATGAGACGATAAAGCGAGGGGAGTTTTTGCCGCATATTCCTTTTTTGGCGTTGCGAAATCAAGGATATGCTGTGGAGGAGTCCTTTGAGGTTAGTCGGATAAAGGTTCCTGATACTGTCATGGAGCAAGATTTGAGTGGAGGAGTGGAGAACTACTTATATAATCTACCACGGGAAACGATCGCTTCCATTAGTCTTCCTACCTATTCGGAGAAGTGGAAAAATAAGAAGGTAGAGCTGTTCATTGATAAATACAATATTCAAGAAAATCCTGTGCCCTATTCCACCTATTCGACCTTGTATAAGTACAGCCCGTTGCTATACGAAACGAAAACTACCGGGGCGAACACGATTCCGACCGTTACAGCTAAGCGTTTTCCACCGCCAGAATTCGCGGAATTTACCATCGACTTTCCTAGCTATCGTCAAAAATATGGTGATGAGGACATGCAAGTCACACCAAACATTATTGGCTATTATGATGCAGCAAAAATTAAGCCTGTGGTGGAAACCTCTTGGGAGGAAGGGGATCCGGTCGATATTTACACCCCTCATCACAGCACGATCCTGAAAGATGGAGCGGGGAAATCTGTCGAGCCCACTCCATTGATTCCGATACCGTTAAAAAGTGCCTACTATCCGGGAGCACCGGACCTGCTTACCTCTATTGAAGTAGCAAAATATTATTATCAAAACACGCCACCACTTTCATCCGTAAGGGTTTTAGTAGAGGGAGTGGAGGAAAGGTCTGAGGAGAGCCAGCGGAAAATAGAGCAGGTCGCTCAAGAAATCATGGAACAAACGGGACACCATGTGGAAATCATGCTTGGCTCTGCCGGTGGAAAAGTCCATATCGAACTCGAAGGTACAGCGGAAGGCGAGGTTGGGACCGTAGAGGAAGCCTGGCAGCAGCAGGGGGTAAACTGGAGCATCGAAAAGCAGATGAATGAGACTAACAAATGGCTATTTCTCTATCTGCTCATCATCTGCTTTATTTTCATCTACACGACCATCACCCACAGCCTTTTAAAGCGCGCAACAGAATTCTCGACATTGCGTTCGATTGGCTGGCCCCGAAAGAAGATTATGATTAGTTTGGCTTTTGAAATTGTGGCACTCAGCTCCGTGGGCTTGCTTTCCATCGTCTTTGCTGACCTGTACTTTCAGCTGTTAGGAGCCTTGGACTTCCTTCTCATATGGGGGATATTTATTTTCATTATTTCGGTTGGATATGTAACTGGTAGCAGAAAAGCGTTGAGTAAATCTCCACGAGCCAGTGTTTCAGGGGAAAATGGTCATTGGCGCGGGGGAGGACTACTAGCGATAAATAGCATTGGCACATATGTGTTCCATCAAGTAATGAGAAGGCCATTGCGATTCGGCTTGCTAGCAGGCTCCTTGTCTCTAACCCTATTTATCGGTATTCTTTTTACTGCAACCCAGCAAGGAATGTCTGATTTTCTGTTTTTGAGTGTGCTTGGGGAAACGATAGATTTGGAGATTCAATCCTATCAGAAGATGTTCATTTTCGGGGGATTAACTCTTACCATCGTAAGCATTTTTTTCCTCCTTTATCTTAATGCAGCCGAGAGGAGAAAGGAATTCTTTATTATGCGCTCCATTGGATGGTCACAAAAACAAATTGAACTATTCTTAGGGCTGGAAGCTAGTTTCATTGCTTTGACAGGGTCCATGGTCGGTTCGCTGAGTGCCTTCTGGGCAATTTATGCATGGACAGAGATATCCTTGCCGCTTTGGATTTATGGTTTAGCCATTTTAGTATCTATCGGCCTGTTTTTGTTGTGCACGTTCATTATTTCAAGATTCATTGATATGAAGGGAACAGTAAAAGATCAACACGCAGCTTAG
- a CDS encoding NUDIX hydrolase: protein MQGYNVLMVYNKDMDKLLMCERLKNPYKGLSNLVGGKIEDGEKGIDAAYRELHEETNISSEDINLHHLMDFKYFLQDCYVEVYVGRLKRDVLVSGNENILYWSNLDNNFFDMSLYAGEGNIGHMIEQVNYVKDKLFSDKDLFV, encoded by the coding sequence ATGCAAGGTTATAATGTATTGATGGTTTATAACAAAGATATGGACAAGTTGTTAATGTGTGAAAGATTGAAAAACCCTTATAAAGGCTTAAGTAATTTAGTAGGCGGAAAAATTGAAGATGGAGAAAAAGGTATAGATGCTGCTTATAGAGAACTTCATGAAGAAACTAATATTTCCAGTGAGGACATAAATCTTCATCACTTAATGGATTTTAAATACTTTCTACAAGATTGTTATGTTGAAGTATATGTTGGTAGATTAAAACGAGATGTACTAGTTTCTGGAAATGAAAATATTCTTTATTGGTCTAATTTAGATAATAACTTTTTTGATATGTCCTTATATGCTGGAGAAGGAAATATAGGTCATATGATAGAGCAAGTAAATTATGTTAAAGACAAGCTATTCTCCGATAAAGACTTGTTTGTATAG
- a CDS encoding gamma carbonic anhydrase family protein: MLYPYGGKKPQLDRSVFVAPGARIIGDVTIGEESTVWFNAVLRGDEGPITIGKRCSIQDNVTGHLYEGFPLVIEDEVTVGHTAILHGCTIRKRCIVGMGSTILDGADIGEECIIGANTLIPPGKKIPPRSLVVGSPGKVVRELTERDLELIQMSIDTYVQKGKDYQLELKEV; the protein is encoded by the coding sequence ATGTTATATCCATATGGTGGAAAGAAGCCTCAACTCGACCGTTCTGTATTTGTTGCACCAGGAGCTAGAATTATTGGCGATGTGACAATAGGTGAAGAATCTACAGTTTGGTTTAATGCTGTACTGCGCGGTGACGAGGGTCCAATTACAATTGGTAAAAGATGTAGTATACAGGATAATGTGACCGGACACTTATATGAGGGGTTTCCTTTAGTGATTGAGGATGAAGTGACTGTTGGACATACTGCCATTCTTCATGGTTGTACGATCCGCAAACGCTGTATTGTCGGAATGGGTTCAACAATTCTTGATGGTGCTGATATTGGGGAAGAATGCATAATCGGTGCGAATACCCTCATTCCTCCTGGTAAGAAAATACCTCCCCGTTCCCTTGTAGTTGGTTCACCAGGAAAAGTCGTTCGGGAGTTAACGGAGAGAGATTTGGAACTTATACAGATGTCCATTGATACCTATGTTCAAAAGGGAAAGGATTATCAATTGGAATTAAAAGAAGTATAG
- a CDS encoding PF20097 family protein has protein sequence MNEFVKCPKCSNEGKRGYIFSPRRICWSDSSDSIIADLESEILIKDAIFQISKTPAFRCENCNLVVFEYKK, from the coding sequence ATGAACGAATTTGTTAAATGTCCTAAATGCAGTAATGAGGGGAAGAGGGGATATATTTTTTCTCCTCGCAGAATTTGTTGGTCAGATTCGTCTGATTCAATCATCGCTGATTTAGAGAGTGAAATATTAATAAAAGATGCAATCTTTCAAATTAGTAAAACTCCAGCATTTAGATGTGAAAACTGTAATTTAGTTGTATTTGAATATAAAAAATAA
- a CDS encoding nitronate monooxygenase family protein — translation MNNLKEILQIEVPIIQGGMGNISNATLTAAVSNAGGLGTIGAGTMPPDKVEKIILETKNKTTKPFAVNVAISVSPFTRDILMLIIKHKVPVVSLSAGNPAPLIPKLKENGIKVICVVASPKQAQKAENAGADILVAEGYEAAGINSNLETTTMTLIPQIVQKVEIPVAAAGGIGDGRGLAAALSLGAQGVQMGTRLIATKDAPFHANYKNMILQADDSGTVIVGRSVGRVRRVLQTPYAHLLLQKEKEGIDLEGFNNLTTEIQHIRGAMEGDLQNGFINGGQISGAITTIPTVQELVESMVKEAKEQLNRASSLI, via the coding sequence ATAAACAACTTAAAAGAGATCTTACAAATAGAGGTTCCCATTATTCAAGGTGGGATGGGGAATATCAGTAATGCCACACTTACGGCTGCTGTATCTAATGCAGGGGGATTAGGTACCATTGGTGCGGGGACCATGCCTCCCGATAAAGTGGAGAAGATTATTCTTGAAACGAAAAATAAAACGACTAAACCATTTGCAGTAAATGTAGCAATTTCTGTCTCTCCATTTACGAGAGACATTCTAATGCTCATCATCAAGCATAAAGTACCAGTTGTGTCTCTTTCTGCTGGAAACCCAGCTCCATTAATTCCTAAGTTAAAAGAGAATGGTATAAAAGTAATTTGTGTGGTTGCATCACCAAAACAAGCACAAAAAGCCGAAAATGCTGGAGCCGATATACTTGTTGCAGAAGGCTATGAAGCTGCAGGAATCAATTCTAATCTTGAAACAACCACGATGACACTGATTCCTCAAATTGTTCAAAAGGTGGAAATACCAGTTGCGGCTGCTGGGGGAATAGGGGATGGTCGTGGATTGGCAGCAGCGCTTTCATTAGGGGCCCAAGGAGTACAAATGGGAACAAGACTTATTGCGACAAAGGATGCTCCCTTTCATGCAAACTATAAAAATATGATTCTCCAAGCTGACGATTCAGGAACAGTGATTGTTGGGAGATCGGTTGGGCGTGTGAGAAGAGTGTTACAAACCCCATATGCACATCTACTTCTACAAAAAGAAAAAGAAGGAATTGACCTAGAGGGCTTCAACAATCTTACCACAGAGATTCAGCATATACGTGGAGCAATGGAGGGCGATTTACAAAATGGATTTATTAATGGAGGGCAAATCTCAGGAGCCATAACCACCATTCCAACAGTTCAGGAACTAGTTGAATCAATGGTAAAAGAAGCGAAAGAACAGTTAAATAGAGCATCATCGCTTATATAA
- a CDS encoding HEAT repeat domain-containing protein, whose amino-acid sequence MEIELLRKALENDNQDVVYSLLEQIGKNKQNEAIPLLIHYLKCTHNHMLRNSIALSLSDIRNEVAVEPLIEMINDPKTLGYRGTLLYALKPFDCSPHLETLIYHLLTGNYEVQMNSYQLIEESIKSKIDDEVLLNCILKVKKELDEIERQQDILSDALEMLFSLKKNIVIQSPY is encoded by the coding sequence ATGGAAATAGAATTGTTACGAAAAGCATTAGAAAATGATAATCAAGATGTAGTATACAGTTTGTTAGAGCAAATCGGGAAAAATAAACAAAATGAAGCTATTCCCCTACTCATACATTATTTAAAATGCACTCATAATCATATGTTAAGAAATTCAATTGCACTTTCCCTAAGTGATATTAGAAACGAAGTAGCAGTAGAACCATTAATAGAAATGATAAATGACCCGAAAACTTTGGGGTATAGAGGTACCTTGCTTTATGCATTGAAGCCATTCGATTGTTCGCCCCACCTTGAAACACTGATTTATCATTTGCTAACAGGTAACTACGAAGTCCAAATGAATTCTTATCAACTAATCGAAGAAAGTATTAAATCAAAAATTGACGATGAAGTTCTATTAAATTGTATATTAAAAGTAAAGAAAGAACTAGATGAAATAGAAAGACAACAGGATATACTCTCAGATGCTTTAGAAATGTTATTCTCCTTAAAGAAAAATATAGTTATTCAATCACCTTATTGA
- a CDS encoding short-chain dehydrogenase, which translates to MPFHEFGIIEDFNIRKDYSYYSPEEYSCISVDDDLIQNFSESLKMMKSYFHSYERLGFGLAYCGVTIIPPESLTLFYEVIVSSPSFKESSNLTDLAAKVSKSNEEKRYMIHFGI; encoded by the coding sequence ATGCCGTTTCATGAGTTTGGAATTATTGAGGATTTTAATATTCGAAAAGATTATAGTTACTACTCTCCAGAAGAATATAGTTGTATTTCAGTGGATGATGATCTCATTCAAAACTTTTCAGAGAGCTTAAAAATGATGAAGAGCTATTTCCATTCGTATGAAAGACTAGGATTCGGACTAGCATATTGTGGAGTTACGATTATTCCACCAGAATCTTTAACATTATTTTATGAAGTTATTGTATCTTCTCCGAGTTTCAAAGAGTCAAGCAATCTTACAGACTTAGCAGCAAAAGTTTCTAAATCAAATGAAGAAAAGAGATATATGATCCACTTCGGGATTTAA
- a CDS encoding dienelactone hydrolase family protein, which produces MIKIQNKSENLIIVVHEIYGINQHMTDLCELLSEQNFDVICPNLLEQEIPFDYSQEEEAYRNFMDVVGFTNTLQKVKNIILDNQDEYSKIFIIGFSVGATVAWLCSKEECVEGIVGYYGSRIRDYVNISPKCSTLLFFPKEEKSFNVDELILTLDKKNIDVHICKGHHGFGDPYSPKYNVESAQYTFRETLNFIKTN; this is translated from the coding sequence GTGATAAAAATACAAAACAAATCTGAAAATTTAATTATTGTAGTACACGAAATTTATGGTATTAACCAACATATGACAGATTTATGTGAGTTATTATCAGAACAAAATTTTGATGTGATTTGTCCAAATTTATTAGAACAAGAAATACCTTTTGACTATTCACAAGAGGAAGAAGCTTATCGTAATTTTATGGATGTTGTAGGTTTCACAAATACACTACAAAAAGTAAAAAATATAATATTAGATAATCAAGATGAGTACTCAAAAATATTTATCATTGGATTTAGTGTAGGGGCAACTGTTGCTTGGTTGTGTAGTAAGGAAGAGTGTGTCGAAGGTATTGTTGGATACTATGGTTCACGTATTAGAGACTATGTTAATATATCTCCAAAATGTTCAACACTGCTATTTTTCCCGAAAGAAGAAAAATCATTTAATGTTGATGAACTAATTTTAACATTAGATAAAAAGAATATAGATGTACATATATGCAAGGGTCACCACGGATTTGGCGATCCATATTCACCTAAATACAATGTAGAATCAGCACAATATACATTTAGAGAAACATTAAACTTCATTAAAACGAACTGA
- a CDS encoding ABC transporter ATP-binding protein — translation MIILKDVEKHYKLDHEKLNILKGVNLSIQKGSYVAITGPSGSGKSTLLHAIGGLESINNGEIWIQEQPIHQLKEAQLAKIRSEKIGYIFQQFQLLSSATALENVMMPLLKFFSNKEIRSKAEEALIRVGLGHRIHHLPSRLSGGEQQRVAIARALVTEPSIILADEPTGNLDSENSHHIISLLEEIHKDGVTVILITHDQTIADRAERIVHFLDGKIVDLIS, via the coding sequence ATGATAATTCTAAAGGATGTCGAAAAGCATTACAAGCTGGACCATGAAAAGCTGAATATATTAAAAGGTGTCAACCTATCTATCCAAAAGGGTTCTTATGTTGCCATTACCGGCCCGTCTGGTTCAGGAAAATCCACTCTATTACATGCCATAGGTGGGTTAGAATCCATTAATAACGGAGAGATTTGGATTCAGGAACAGCCGATTCATCAACTAAAGGAAGCCCAGCTAGCCAAAATCAGATCTGAAAAAATAGGCTATATTTTTCAACAGTTTCAGTTATTATCTTCTGCCACCGCATTAGAAAATGTGATGATGCCGTTGCTTAAGTTTTTTTCTAATAAAGAAATAAGATCTAAAGCGGAAGAAGCGTTAATTAGGGTAGGCCTTGGGCACCGCATCCATCATTTGCCTTCCCGTCTGTCAGGCGGGGAGCAGCAACGTGTTGCCATTGCAAGAGCACTAGTGACAGAACCATCCATTATACTTGCTGATGAACCAACAGGAAACCTTGATTCAGAAAACAGCCATCACATCATCTCGCTACTAGAGGAAATTCATAAAGACGGCGTCACCGTCATTCTCATTACACACGATCAAACCATCGCAGATCGGGCTGAAAGAATCGTTCATTTCTTGGATGGAAAAATAGTTGATCTAATTAGTTGA
- a CDS encoding DUF2651 family protein has product MEFLLVLFIFPAAVIVASIIGILLFKKWFIVPALTLVVFAILMFTLFNESFFIWVVIYTILSLVISLMVKFTKWLFIR; this is encoded by the coding sequence ATGGAATTTTTATTGGTACTTTTCATTTTCCCTGCTGCTGTTATTGTAGCTTCAATCATTGGGATTCTTTTGTTTAAAAAGTGGTTTATAGTTCCAGCGTTAACATTAGTTGTTTTTGCAATCTTAATGTTTACATTATTTAATGAATCATTCTTTATCTGGGTAGTGATTTATACAATTCTTTCGCTCGTTATTAGTTTGATGGTAAAATTTACCAAATGGCTATTTATCCGATAA